One window from the genome of Cryobacterium sp. GrIS_2_6 encodes:
- the lgt gene encoding prolipoprotein diacylglyceryl transferase — translation MNAVVHTSIPSPSISYFDLGPLRVHFYALCILTGIIIAVWLSSARLTARGGKPGMVMDIAMWTVPIGIVGGRLYHVVTHPTDYFFPGADLWKVLFVWEGGLAIFGSILFGSIGAYIGCRRAGIRFFSFADALAPGLLLAQEFGRFGNYFNHELYGGPTTLPWGLEIESTNAAFPAGLPAGTLFQPLFLYEMIWNTIGVVLIIVVLERRFNLRWGKALGFYLLWYGAGRAFLESLRLDPTEYFLFGLKINVDIALLAALAGIVLIIVQTRRHPGPETSIYRTSEKPPIEEPTARDPSSGSHTDVGPVLELPNGQLGDRRRDD, via the coding sequence GTGAACGCGGTGGTTCACACCAGCATTCCGAGCCCATCTATCAGCTATTTCGATCTGGGACCTCTCCGTGTTCATTTCTATGCGCTCTGCATCTTGACCGGCATCATTATCGCCGTCTGGTTGTCCTCGGCGCGGTTGACCGCTCGTGGCGGCAAGCCGGGCATGGTGATGGATATCGCCATGTGGACGGTTCCGATTGGAATCGTGGGCGGTCGCCTGTACCACGTCGTCACTCATCCGACCGATTATTTCTTCCCCGGCGCGGACCTGTGGAAGGTGCTGTTCGTCTGGGAGGGCGGACTCGCGATCTTCGGTTCGATCCTGTTCGGCAGCATCGGGGCCTATATCGGGTGCCGTCGGGCCGGGATCCGGTTCTTCTCCTTCGCCGATGCTCTCGCCCCCGGCCTGCTTCTCGCGCAGGAATTCGGCCGCTTCGGGAACTACTTCAACCACGAGCTCTACGGCGGCCCGACGACCCTCCCCTGGGGCCTCGAGATCGAATCAACGAACGCGGCGTTCCCCGCTGGGCTGCCGGCCGGGACGCTGTTCCAGCCGCTCTTCCTCTACGAGATGATCTGGAACACGATCGGTGTCGTGCTGATCATCGTCGTGCTCGAGCGCCGGTTCAACCTGCGCTGGGGCAAGGCCCTCGGCTTCTATCTGCTCTGGTACGGCGCCGGACGGGCGTTCCTCGAGTCGCTCCGCCTGGACCCGACCGAGTATTTCCTGTTCGGCCTCAAGATCAACGTGGACATCGCGCTCCTCGCCGCCCTCGCCGGGATCGTGCTTATCATCGTCCAGACCCGACGCCACCCCGGCCCGGAAACATCCATCTACCGGACTTCAGAGAAACCCCCGATCGAAGAGCCGACTGCGAGGGATCCTTCGTCCGGCTCACACACGGATGTAGGCCCAGTCCTCGAACTGCCGAACGGTCAGCTGGGCGACAGACGCAGGGACGACTGA
- a CDS encoding nucleotidyl transferase AbiEii/AbiGii toxin family protein: MTGNPLNDLPDKDRRPTSAAMLNRWVQDAQKLAGGTGSRIGWILASTVVVAALQRVLGPDGDPLFLLKGGVYLEHKLGLASRATKDVDTLFRGELDEFLHALDGALAAPWGDMTLTRSDVSVIETTSRRVKPRRFHIVLSLKGVTWRRIQVEVAFPEGAIADATDRFPAPRLGYFGVHPAAELAGITLAYQVAQKLHACSDPHQPPTFSNNRVRDIVDLLLIQDTFYSQPTDLKPLRAAAEDVFTARAAEATVLGLPPRMWPPLIVSNPLWEDEYERPATEVGISYSLDDAIRQVNQWVEQIRTS, from the coding sequence ATGACCGGGAATCCATTGAATGATCTCCCAGACAAGGACAGGCGGCCCACAAGCGCCGCGATGCTCAACCGGTGGGTTCAGGATGCCCAGAAACTTGCCGGCGGCACCGGCTCGAGGATTGGGTGGATTCTCGCGTCCACGGTCGTGGTCGCCGCACTCCAACGAGTGCTGGGCCCCGATGGTGATCCGCTGTTCCTGCTCAAGGGAGGCGTGTATCTGGAACACAAACTTGGACTGGCCAGCCGTGCAACAAAAGACGTAGACACCCTCTTCCGCGGGGAACTCGACGAATTTCTCCACGCCCTCGATGGCGCGTTGGCCGCGCCGTGGGGCGACATGACCCTCACCCGCTCCGACGTGTCGGTCATCGAGACCACCTCGCGCCGCGTCAAACCTCGGCGATTCCATATTGTCCTCAGTCTCAAAGGCGTAACGTGGCGCCGCATCCAAGTCGAAGTGGCCTTCCCCGAGGGCGCCATCGCGGACGCCACTGATCGCTTTCCTGCTCCACGGCTGGGGTACTTTGGTGTCCACCCGGCGGCAGAGCTGGCCGGAATCACTCTTGCGTACCAAGTGGCACAGAAGTTGCACGCCTGCTCTGACCCGCATCAACCCCCTACATTCAGCAACAACCGGGTACGCGACATCGTGGATCTACTCCTAATCCAAGACACGTTTTACTCGCAGCCAACAGACCTGAAGCCGCTCAGAGCGGCGGCCGAGGACGTCTTTACCGCCAGAGCCGCCGAAGCCACGGTCCTTGGACTTCCTCCACGAATGTGGCCGCCTCTTATCGTGAGCAATCCGCTCTGGGAGGACGAGTACGAACGCCCAGCCACGGAGGTAGGAATCAGCTACTCACTAGACGACGCCATCCGCCAGGTGAATCAGTGGGTAGAGCAAATCAGGACGAGCTAA
- a CDS encoding cell wall-binding repeat-containing protein, protein MTTVKRNSGADRYATAVAINLDAFATSPAVYLAVGTNFLDAMAGAALAGWKNAPLYLSTTSCLDKRVPAEMSGLGATSLVLFGGMTVLSENVANLVACP, encoded by the coding sequence GTGACGACTGTCAAACGCAACTCCGGCGCCGACCGCTACGCCACGGCCGTCGCGATCAACCTTGACGCCTTTGCGACGAGCCCAGCGGTCTACCTCGCGGTCGGGACCAACTTCCTCGACGCGATGGCCGGCGCGGCCCTGGCCGGCTGGAAGAACGCGCCGCTGTACCTGAGCACGACAAGTTGTCTCGACAAGAGGGTGCCCGCCGAAATGTCAGGCCTCGGCGCCACGTCGCTGGTTTTGTTCGGCGGGATGACGGTGCTGAGCGAAAACGTGGCCAATCTCGTCGCTTGTCCCTGA
- a CDS encoding cell wall-binding repeat-containing protein, whose protein sequence is MRVAGPDRYATSRAIALDAFGAGAASAYIATGVNFPDALAAGPSAAHFSGPTILVPESDATVDAATTSPLTALKVTTARIAGGVDVVSTASRMRSRSCQG, encoded by the coding sequence ATGAGGGTCGCAGGCCCTGACCGCTATGCGACGTCGCGGGCGATCGCCCTGGACGCCTTCGGGGCCGGCGCTGCCTCGGCCTACATCGCGACCGGGGTCAATTTCCCGGACGCGCTCGCTGCCGGACCGTCAGCGGCCCACTTCAGCGGCCCGACCATCTTGGTTCCCGAGTCGGACGCCACCGTCGACGCTGCGACCACGAGCCCGCTGACCGCCCTCAAGGTCACGACGGCCCGGATCGCCGGCGGAGTGGATGTTGTCAGTACGGCATCGAGAATGCGCTCAAGGTCGTGCCAGGGGTGA
- a CDS encoding ABC transporter permease: MARHNLGTVIRFEFLRTVTKRRFWVATLFVPVMLVVVFLLVFVSNSSTSKSADEQKNAHLSFQYTDDSGLIDSSIISQLGGAEASGTNAGVSAVKSGQVDAFFVYPADPSKQAIKVYGADQGLFANGKYSSVAESILKSSVEQKLHSPQATAIIQGNINTDMTTFKDGNVAGGFNSVIPALLFLVLFYVAILLLGNQMLNSTLEEKENRVTEMILTTINPTSLLLGKVVSLFMVGLVQMLVFALPTVLGYLFLRDQLNIPNLDLSGLVFAPQQMIVGALILLGGFSLFTGTLVALGAVMPTVKDAGPIFGALMVLIFIPFYTVSLVISDPNATIVQIFSYFPYSAPVTALLRNAFGTLPLWSAIIIIAELFILSAIVLRVAVQLFRYGSIEYSRKVSIKDVLTRRRALAATME, from the coding sequence ATGGCTCGGCACAACCTTGGCACTGTCATCCGTTTTGAGTTCTTACGCACGGTCACCAAACGCCGATTCTGGGTGGCGACCCTGTTCGTCCCCGTGATGCTGGTCGTCGTGTTCCTGCTCGTTTTCGTTTCGAACAGTTCAACCAGTAAGTCCGCGGACGAACAGAAGAACGCCCACCTCTCCTTCCAGTACACCGACGACTCCGGTCTCATCGACTCGAGCATCATCAGCCAACTCGGGGGAGCCGAAGCATCGGGTACCAATGCCGGTGTGTCTGCGGTCAAGTCGGGGCAAGTGGACGCGTTTTTCGTCTACCCGGCTGACCCGTCTAAACAGGCCATCAAGGTATACGGCGCCGATCAGGGGCTCTTTGCCAACGGCAAGTACTCCTCGGTCGCCGAATCTATCCTGAAGTCCAGCGTTGAACAGAAGCTCCATTCTCCACAGGCCACCGCGATTATCCAGGGCAACATCAACACGGACATGACCACGTTCAAGGATGGCAACGTCGCTGGCGGCTTCAACTCTGTTATCCCAGCGCTGCTGTTCCTGGTCCTGTTCTACGTCGCGATCCTGTTACTTGGCAACCAGATGCTCAACTCCACCTTGGAGGAGAAGGAGAACCGGGTGACCGAGATGATCCTGACCACCATCAACCCCACCAGTCTGCTCCTGGGCAAGGTGGTGTCGTTGTTCATGGTCGGGCTCGTCCAAATGCTCGTCTTCGCCCTGCCCACTGTCTTGGGTTACCTGTTCCTCCGGGACCAGCTCAACATCCCCAACCTCGACCTGTCGGGGCTTGTTTTCGCCCCGCAACAGATGATCGTCGGGGCGCTGATTCTCCTCGGCGGTTTTTCACTGTTCACCGGCACACTGGTCGCCCTCGGCGCTGTCATGCCCACCGTGAAAGATGCGGGACCCATCTTTGGGGCGCTGATGGTCTTGATCTTCATCCCGTTCTACACGGTGTCCCTCGTGATCAGCGACCCGAACGCGACCATCGTCCAGATCTTCAGCTACTTCCCCTACTCCGCCCCCGTCACAGCGCTTTTGCGCAACGCGTTTGGAACGCTCCCGCTCTGGTCAGCGATCATCATCATCGCCGAGCTCTTCATCCTCTCCGCGATCGTGCTCCGCGTCGCGGTGCAATTGTTCAGGTATGGGTCCATCGAGTACTCGCGAAAGGTCTCAATCAAGGACGTGCTGACGCGACGTCGCGCGTTGGCGGCGACGATGGAATAG
- the istB gene encoding IS21-like element helper ATPase IstB, which yields MNTTLTTTEMTATTAPAASVYQQLRGHLTELKLADAADALPRVLDQAQAEVWSLTHALERLLAIEVTATDARRLSGRFRFANLPTGATLDDFDLDAASGIDRNLLAELGTCRYLESATNVLLIGPPGVGKTHIATGLGHAAVRAGYRTYFTSAADLAARCHRAAIEGKWGTMMRFFAGPTLLVIDELGYLPLPAEAASALFQVINQRYLKTSIVITTNRPVGAWGEILGDTTVAAAMLDRLLHRSVVVTLDGGSYRLRNHAAQSNELRRVTTGTNFR from the coding sequence AACACAACCCTCACCACCACCGAGATGACCGCCACGACGGCACCTGCGGCGAGCGTCTATCAGCAGCTGCGCGGCCACCTCACCGAGCTCAAACTCGCCGACGCGGCCGATGCTCTGCCCCGTGTCCTGGACCAGGCCCAAGCCGAGGTCTGGAGCCTCACCCACGCCCTCGAGCGCCTGCTCGCTATCGAGGTCACCGCGACTGATGCCCGACGCCTCTCGGGCCGGTTCCGCTTCGCGAACCTCCCCACCGGCGCGACCCTGGACGACTTCGACCTCGACGCCGCCTCCGGCATCGACCGCAACCTGCTCGCCGAGCTCGGCACCTGCCGCTACCTCGAGTCCGCGACCAACGTGCTCCTGATCGGGCCGCCCGGAGTCGGGAAAACCCACATCGCGACCGGCCTCGGCCACGCCGCAGTCCGGGCCGGTTACCGCACCTACTTCACCTCGGCCGCTGACCTCGCGGCCCGCTGCCACCGCGCCGCGATCGAGGGCAAGTGGGGCACGATGATGCGGTTCTTCGCCGGCCCAACGCTGCTCGTGATCGACGAGCTCGGCTACCTTCCGCTGCCCGCCGAGGCCGCGTCGGCACTGTTTCAAGTCATCAACCAGCGCTACCTGAAAACATCGATCGTGATCACCACGAACCGGCCCGTCGGGGCCTGGGGCGAGATCCTCGGCGACACCACCGTCGCCGCCGCGATGCTCGACCGGCTCCTGCACCGATCCGTCGTCGTCACCCTCGACGGCGGCTCCTACCGGCTCCGCAACCACGCCGCCCAATCCAACGAGCTCCGCCGCGTGACAACGGGCACGAACTTCCGCTAA
- a CDS encoding type IV toxin-antitoxin system AbiEi family antitoxin domain-containing protein, producing MSVQDRLWDIAIEQYGYVTTRDAKTIGAGAIDLTKLAHRGQLSRAAHGVYRFDQLPVTARDEFMLAVLWTGSPRAALSHDTALAVYDLCDINPNKIHLVVPKENRIRRSGGEHYVLHHGDLAAEQIGWWEGIRTVTVPTAIDQGIQSGVPSGLLEQAISNARAVGLVTDEQHSGLVRTLEERA from the coding sequence GTGAGCGTTCAGGACCGGCTGTGGGACATCGCCATCGAGCAGTACGGCTACGTCACCACGCGTGATGCAAAAACCATCGGGGCTGGCGCGATCGACTTGACCAAGTTGGCCCATCGCGGGCAGCTCTCTCGAGCAGCGCACGGCGTGTATCGATTTGATCAGCTCCCGGTCACGGCTCGTGATGAGTTCATGCTCGCGGTTCTCTGGACGGGGTCCCCTCGGGCCGCGTTGAGTCACGACACAGCTCTCGCGGTCTATGATCTGTGCGACATCAATCCGAACAAGATTCACCTGGTTGTCCCCAAAGAAAATCGGATACGGCGCTCAGGCGGGGAACACTACGTTCTGCATCATGGCGACCTTGCCGCGGAGCAGATCGGCTGGTGGGAGGGCATCCGTACGGTCACCGTTCCCACGGCTATTGACCAAGGAATTCAGAGCGGCGTTCCCAGCGGACTCCTGGAACAAGCCATCAGCAACGCCCGAGCCGTCGGGCTTGTCACCGACGAACAGCACTCCGGGCTCGTCCGGACATTGGAGGAGCGAGCATGA
- a CDS encoding acetylxylan esterase: protein MPEPREYRSLVAEPDDFDEFWEDTLADARRFPDEPRRGP, encoded by the coding sequence CTGCCGGAACCCCGCGAGTACCGCTCGCTCGTTGCCGAACCAGACGACTTCGACGAGTTCTGGGAGGACACCCTCGCCGACGCCCGCCGGTTTCCCGATGAGCCGCGCCGAGGGCCTTGA
- a CDS encoding DUF5684 domain-containing protein, protein MFDVHVVGELTGTQNAGSYTTAYLLVCVGSYLITVIALWPVFAKAGVAGWSALIPIVNTYVLVKIAGHHGALTILYLISIVNIIVGIVVALGCGRAFGKGGAFSFFLLWLFSPLGYLIVGYGPSKFVGDLGRQTMQAA, encoded by the coding sequence ATGTTCGATGTGCACGTGGTCGGTGAATTGACAGGCACCCAGAATGCCGGCAGCTACACCACCGCATACCTTCTCGTCTGTGTGGGCTCCTACCTGATTACGGTGATCGCTCTCTGGCCAGTTTTCGCAAAGGCAGGCGTTGCCGGATGGAGCGCGCTGATTCCGATCGTGAACACTTACGTTTTGGTCAAGATCGCTGGCCATCATGGGGCACTGACTATCTTGTACCTCATCTCAATCGTGAACATCATCGTGGGCATCGTCGTGGCGCTCGGCTGTGGTCGTGCGTTCGGCAAGGGTGGAGCGTTCAGTTTCTTCCTGCTCTGGCTGTTCTCCCCCCTCGGCTATCTCATAGTCGGCTACGGTCCTTCCAAGTTCGTCGGGGACCTCGGCAGACAGACGATGCAGGCGGCTTAG
- a CDS encoding chloride channel protein, whose translation MRSVLNSVTPSWVARIVVVTALVGVGAGLGGLAVSVLLRMIQHFAYGYSEGTYLDGLAHSSPQTRVIALCSAGVIGAVGWWALRRWGRPIVPVDRSVAGERMPVLATLANSALQIVIVGLGASIGREMAPRELGALCAGWLSEKARVNARERRVLVACGAGAGLAAVYNVPLGGALFTVEILLAEVSLATVLPALATSAIATLVAQIVVPTTPLYSVPQFAQTPSLMVWSLIAGPVIGFGAVGFVRLAGREEKRRPEGWRILIVMPLVFAAIGLLSLLLPEILGNGRSLGQTAFDAMLPIGLVAVLLVAKVAATIGTIGSGAAGGTLTPSLAIGAAFGVVTGGLWDALWPGTPAAAFALVGAAAFLAAAMRAPLTALILVLEFTGEGPALLIPMTLAVAGAVVVEYLLGRRRFLGID comes from the coding sequence GTGAGGTCCGTCTTGAATTCGGTTACTCCGTCGTGGGTCGCCCGAATCGTCGTGGTCACGGCGCTCGTCGGTGTCGGGGCAGGTCTCGGCGGGCTCGCGGTGAGTGTGCTCCTTCGAATGATCCAGCACTTCGCCTACGGGTATTCGGAAGGCACTTACCTCGACGGGCTGGCGCACTCTTCACCGCAGACGCGCGTGATCGCCTTATGCTCCGCGGGTGTGATCGGTGCGGTTGGCTGGTGGGCCCTTCGCCGATGGGGGAGGCCCATCGTCCCCGTGGATCGCAGCGTTGCCGGGGAGCGGATGCCGGTGCTCGCGACCCTGGCGAACTCGGCCTTGCAGATCGTGATCGTCGGGTTGGGCGCGTCGATCGGCCGGGAGATGGCCCCCCGCGAGTTGGGCGCACTGTGTGCGGGCTGGCTCAGTGAGAAGGCGCGGGTGAATGCCCGCGAACGTCGTGTTCTCGTGGCATGCGGTGCCGGTGCGGGGCTCGCCGCCGTCTACAACGTCCCGCTCGGGGGAGCGCTCTTCACTGTCGAGATTCTGCTTGCAGAGGTCAGTCTGGCCACCGTCCTGCCGGCCCTGGCGACGTCCGCGATCGCGACACTGGTCGCGCAAATCGTCGTGCCCACGACCCCGTTGTATTCCGTTCCGCAGTTCGCTCAGACCCCGTCGCTCATGGTCTGGTCCCTCATCGCCGGGCCCGTGATCGGATTCGGTGCAGTCGGTTTCGTGCGCCTGGCCGGCAGGGAAGAGAAACGGCGTCCGGAGGGCTGGAGGATTCTTATCGTCATGCCACTCGTCTTCGCCGCCATCGGGCTGTTGTCCCTCCTGCTTCCAGAGATTCTCGGCAATGGGCGGTCGCTCGGCCAGACCGCGTTCGACGCGATGCTGCCGATTGGACTCGTGGCGGTGCTCCTCGTCGCCAAAGTGGCAGCCACGATCGGCACGATCGGGAGCGGGGCTGCCGGAGGTACTCTGACGCCCTCGCTCGCGATTGGCGCCGCGTTCGGCGTCGTGACGGGCGGCCTCTGGGACGCGCTGTGGCCAGGTACCCCGGCAGCGGCCTTCGCCCTTGTCGGAGCAGCAGCATTTCTTGCCGCTGCAATGCGCGCACCCCTGACTGCCCTGATCCTCGTCCTTGAATTCACAGGGGAGGGGCCCGCACTGCTGATCCCCATGACACTGGCTGTCGCGGGTGCCGTGGTCGTCGAATACCTCCTCGGCCGCCGACGATTCCTCGGCATCGACTAA
- a CDS encoding IS1182 family transposase — translation MDDGVEAGAGVNKRFRAFEPAAVMLVPPSLDEWLPQNHLSRFIADIVETQIDLKKFYASYAKSKGQPPYDPRLMVRVLLYGYCVGVRSSRELERVCVDVVAFRWLAAQQAPDFRSIARFRKRHLASLGNVFLQALELCRAAGMVSLGQVALDGTKVRANASRRKAMSYARLTEKQKVLADEVSALLADADAIDEAEDARFGKDKRGDELPPELARRESRLVKLAEARAALEADAAARARKEAEKKARDKGDDDDAVTAKGEDAAENAVVNPKAQRNFTDPDARIMKTADGSFHYAYNAQAIVDADHQIIVATTLTNIGVDVEQVVPLVEKLHTTTGVLPRQVLADAGYCSAANLDYAKTIETASDGGTEFFIATGRVKHGERVPEVPRGRIPADATLRERMARKLKTKKGRAVYARRKAIVEPVFGQIHTRQGKFLLLRGLEQAAHEWDLIAACHNLMKLHTLQTKARLATQSTPHPAT, via the coding sequence ATGGACGACGGAGTCGAGGCTGGCGCCGGCGTGAACAAGCGGTTCCGGGCGTTCGAGCCGGCGGCCGTGATGTTGGTTCCACCGTCTTTGGATGAGTGGCTGCCGCAGAACCACCTCTCTCGTTTCATCGCCGACATCGTCGAAACTCAAATTGACCTGAAGAAGTTCTACGCGTCCTACGCGAAGTCGAAGGGCCAGCCGCCTTATGACCCTCGGCTGATGGTCCGCGTGCTGCTTTACGGGTATTGCGTCGGGGTTCGCTCGTCACGGGAGTTGGAGCGGGTCTGTGTGGACGTGGTCGCTTTTCGTTGGTTGGCCGCGCAGCAGGCACCGGATTTTCGCTCGATCGCCCGGTTCCGGAAACGGCACCTCGCGAGCCTGGGGAACGTGTTTTTGCAGGCGTTGGAACTGTGTCGTGCGGCTGGGATGGTGTCGCTGGGGCAGGTCGCGTTGGACGGCACCAAGGTCCGGGCGAACGCGTCCAGGCGCAAAGCGATGAGTTACGCCCGGTTGACGGAGAAGCAGAAAGTCCTCGCCGATGAAGTCTCCGCCCTCCTGGCGGACGCCGATGCGATCGATGAGGCCGAGGATGCCCGGTTCGGGAAAGACAAACGCGGTGATGAGTTGCCGCCGGAGCTCGCGAGGCGGGAATCACGCCTCGTGAAACTGGCCGAGGCGCGCGCCGCTTTGGAGGCGGACGCGGCCGCCCGGGCGCGGAAAGAGGCCGAGAAGAAAGCCCGGGATAAGGGCGATGACGACGATGCTGTCACGGCGAAGGGTGAGGATGCGGCCGAGAACGCGGTCGTGAATCCGAAGGCTCAACGCAACTTCACCGACCCGGACGCGCGGATCATGAAGACCGCTGACGGGTCCTTCCATTACGCCTACAACGCGCAGGCCATCGTGGATGCGGATCATCAGATCATCGTCGCGACGACGCTGACGAATATTGGCGTGGATGTTGAACAGGTCGTGCCCCTGGTCGAGAAACTCCACACCACGACGGGCGTTCTGCCCCGGCAGGTCCTCGCCGATGCCGGGTATTGTTCAGCCGCGAACCTGGACTACGCCAAGACCATTGAGACGGCCAGCGACGGCGGGACCGAGTTCTTCATCGCGACCGGCCGGGTCAAGCATGGCGAACGTGTTCCCGAGGTTCCTCGGGGCCGGATCCCCGCCGATGCGACGCTCCGGGAACGCATGGCCCGGAAGTTGAAGACGAAGAAAGGCCGCGCCGTTTACGCCAGGCGCAAAGCGATCGTGGAGCCCGTGTTCGGTCAAATCCACACGAGGCAAGGAAAATTCCTGCTGCTGCGCGGGTTGGAGCAAGCAGCCCACGAGTGGGACCTGATCGCCGCCTGCCACAACCTAATGAAACTCCACACCCTGCAAACCAAAGCCCGCCTCGCCACGCAAAGCACTCCCCACCCGGCAACCTAA
- a CDS encoding ATP-binding cassette domain-containing protein, with the protein MDFGKTTVIRDLSFDIRRGETFGFLGSNGSGKTTTIRALLGIYQPTSGTLLIDGRPFRPENGVRLGYLPEERGLYKKESVIDVMTYFGVLKGLSRVTARQWSLGYLERVGLSDKEKVRLDKLSGGQQQKIQLGVTIMNDPELLILDEPTKGFDPINRRLVMDVIDDSIKAGATVLMVTHQMEEVERLCDRVILLKDGAARAYGTVEEVQEQFGGTVIHVDHTGVIPASTRYRIASDNQGHAELEVSNDADFADILRALVDTGIDVRRFTPTRKSLDDIFVEVYGDETETEV; encoded by the coding sequence ATGGATTTTGGCAAGACCACGGTTATCCGTGATCTCTCGTTCGATATTCGACGGGGCGAGACTTTTGGGTTCCTGGGTAGTAACGGGTCGGGAAAGACGACGACGATTCGTGCGTTGCTGGGTATTTACCAGCCGACTTCCGGCACGCTACTTATTGATGGGCGTCCGTTCCGCCCGGAGAATGGTGTCCGGCTTGGGTATCTTCCAGAAGAGCGCGGGCTGTATAAGAAGGAGTCCGTGATCGATGTCATGACTTATTTCGGGGTGCTCAAAGGTTTGAGCCGCGTCACGGCAAGGCAATGGTCCTTGGGCTACCTTGAGCGAGTCGGTTTGTCGGACAAGGAGAAGGTGCGCCTCGACAAGCTATCCGGTGGTCAGCAGCAGAAAATCCAGCTCGGCGTGACGATCATGAATGATCCGGAGTTGCTGATACTGGACGAGCCAACGAAAGGTTTCGACCCGATCAACCGGCGCCTGGTCATGGATGTCATCGATGACAGCATAAAGGCCGGTGCGACCGTGCTCATGGTCACCCATCAAATGGAGGAAGTGGAACGCCTCTGTGACCGGGTCATCCTGCTCAAGGACGGCGCCGCGCGGGCTTACGGCACCGTTGAAGAGGTCCAGGAACAATTCGGCGGCACGGTCATCCACGTCGATCACACCGGTGTCATTCCGGCTTCCACTCGCTACCGGATTGCGTCGGATAACCAGGGTCACGCGGAACTTGAGGTATCGAACGACGCGGACTTCGCCGATATCCTCCGCGCCCTTGTGGATACTGGCATCGATGTGCGCCGGTTCACGCCGACCAGGAAATCGCTCGACGATATCTTCGTCGAAGTGTATGGCGACGAGACCGAAACGGAGGTGTGA
- a CDS encoding IS982 family transposase, translated as MKTDLNTLLTTLYVHLDDRIIPALGFSRQGRPGRPPALTDIELLCLVVAQHLLGIASDRKWIRYASKHLKGMFPNLPQQSGWGKRVRQATGLLSAVITELARDTPSWDEITRLIDSTPVPCGKSRETVKRSDLAGHAGYGYCASHSRYFWGFRLYLICTPGGMPVIWGLANPKIGEREAAQAMLRHDRHLIQLGQIIIGDKGFAGREFEGFITDELGAHLIRPDRKDEKKRFGKLGGIRQWVESVFDTLKGQLTLEEHGGRTIPGVYSRVAGRLLALAAGIWHNWLLGTPNKRSLIAYDH; from the coding sequence GTGAAGACAGATCTAAACACCCTCCTGACCACACTGTACGTCCATCTAGACGATCGGATCATCCCCGCGCTGGGGTTCTCCAGACAAGGCCGGCCCGGGCGACCACCGGCCCTGACCGACATCGAGCTGCTCTGCCTCGTCGTCGCCCAACACCTGCTCGGCATCGCATCGGACCGCAAATGGATCCGCTACGCGAGTAAGCATCTGAAAGGCATGTTCCCGAACCTGCCCCAACAATCCGGGTGGGGCAAACGCGTCCGCCAAGCCACCGGTCTGCTCTCTGCTGTGATCACCGAACTCGCCCGGGATACCCCGTCCTGGGACGAGATCACCCGGCTGATTGACTCCACCCCGGTGCCCTGCGGCAAGTCCCGCGAGACCGTGAAACGCTCCGACTTGGCCGGACACGCCGGCTACGGATACTGCGCTTCCCACTCCCGCTACTTCTGGGGATTCCGCCTCTACCTCATCTGCACCCCAGGCGGAATGCCCGTCATCTGGGGCCTGGCCAACCCGAAGATCGGCGAACGCGAAGCCGCTCAGGCGATGCTCCGCCACGACCGCCACCTGATCCAATTGGGCCAAATCATCATCGGCGACAAAGGCTTCGCCGGGCGCGAGTTCGAAGGATTCATCACCGACGAACTCGGCGCACACCTAATCCGCCCCGACCGCAAAGACGAGAAGAAACGCTTCGGGAAACTCGGCGGCATCCGCCAATGGGTCGAGTCCGTCTTCGACACCCTCAAAGGCCAACTCACCCTCGAAGAACACGGCGGACGCACCATCCCCGGCGTCTACTCCCGCGTCGCAGGCCGACTACTCGCCCTCGCAGCCGGAATCTGGCACAACTGGCTCCTCGGAACCCCCAACAAACGATCCCTCATCGCCTACGACCATTAG